ACGATTCGGCGTGCAGCCGGACCAGCGCGGTGGCGAGACAAGGTTAGTGTGAGGGGGTCTCCACCAGGTGGTGAGGGCAGAGCCATGCTTGGGGGACGCCAAGTTGGTATGTCTCGTGCAAGCGATCGAGGGTGGCGCAACATCGATTGAATGTCTAATAGTGCCTCGGGGAAAACGCTTGTGAAGTGAGCTGCATAGCGGCTTGCGGGGTGGCTTGCGGAGTAGATGGAAGAGATTAGGCGGTTTCGGTGTTTGATCATGTTAGGAAGTGTAGAACATAGAGGCGACACTGTTCGATAGTATGTTCTAAAATTGTAGTTGATCCTGGTCAGCTAGATATAAAATTGGCGGAGGGCTAGCCTTGGGTGCGAAATGTTAACTCAAAAAATAGAATCAGAGGCTAAACCTAAAATCCCAGAACAAATCTGGGTGTTGGTTGTTGCCGCCTTTATTATTGCGCTGGGCTACGGCTTGATTGCGCCGATTTTGCCTCAGTTTGTCGTTGGTTTTGATGTAAGTTTTGCAGCCGCCAGTGCCGTGGTATCTATCTTTGCCGGTGCGCGGTTGGTGTTTGCTCCGATGTCGGGAAGTTTGATCGATAAGATCGGCTCGCGTCGTGTTTATTTAACTGGTTTGCTCACAGTCGCAATCACCACGGGTCTTGTCGCCTTGGCACAGGAGTATTGGCAGATTTTGGCTCTTCGAGGTATTGCAGGCATCGGCTCGACGATGTTTACGGTGTCGGCGATGGGCTTGATTGTTAAGATGTCGCCGGTTGAAATCCGTGGTCGGTGTTCTTCGGTATACGCCAGTGCATTTTTGTTTGGCAATATTATTGGTCCTGTTGTTGGTGCCGCACTTTCTGGTTTGGGAATGCGGTGGCCTTTTGCAATTTATGGTGCTTCTGTAGGGCTTGCAGCACTAGTGGTGTGGTGGCGCATGCCGAACATCAATGATTCGCTTCGTAAGTCTGAAAGCCAGGATGTACCGCCGTTACGTTTTGGTGAGGCATTTAAAGATTCGGCGTATCGCTCGGCGTTGGTTGGTGCTTTTGCTAATGGCTGGTCCAATTTCGGTGTGCGTGTGGCAACATTGCCTCTGTTTGCAGCTGCTGTTTTTAGCAATGGCGGTGCGGTAGCAGGATTTGCGATGGCCGCTTTTGCTGCGGGAAATGCATTGTGTTTGCAGTTTTCAGGGGATCTATCAGATCGAATTGGTAGAAAACCGATGATCATCACGGGACTGATTGTTAATGCGATTTTTACGGCAATGATTGGTTTTAGTGAACACATGTGGGTTCTTATTGCTGTTTCAGCCCTAGCCGGTGCAGGAGCAGGACTGCTTAACCCCAGCCAACAGGCGGTCCTTGCGGATGTAATTGATTCACGCCCAGGTGGAAAAGTGTTGGCTAATTTCCAAATGGCCCAGGATTTTGGTGCCATTGTCGGCCCAATTGTCGTGGGTGTGATTGCACAGCAGCTGGGCTTCGATATTGGATTCATCTTGTGTGGTGTCATCAGCATTTTGGCTGCATGTGCATGGATTTTCGGTAGAGAAACGCTTCCTACCGCGAAAGTCGAGCGCGTGTAAATGCCAGTAGTAACGGAGTCCAGGGCATGGAAGGCTCTAGGCGCTTTAAGCGTTGGGTTGTTTTTAACGCTTCTTGATCAGTCTTTGGTGGCAGTTGCATTGCCAAGGATTCAAGAAGACTTAGGCGCAAGCCTGAACCAAGCGGTGTGGGTATCAGCTGTTTATTTGCTTACTTTCGCTGTCCCGTTATTGATCACCGGCAGGTTAGGTGACCGGTACGGGCAGCGAAATATCTATTTAGTGGGCATGGCTGTGTTTACTCTTGCTGCTTTGGCTTGCGTGTTTGCCCCAAGTATTGAGTGGTTGATTGCAGCACGTGCAGTGCAAGGGTTGGGTGGCTCTTTGTTGAACCCTCAACCCTTAAGCATTATTCACCGAATTTTTGCCCATGATCGCCGGGGTGCTGCAACTGGTGTGTGGAGTGCTGTTGCCTCATCGGCAGGGCTTTTTGGCCCAGTCATTGGTGGTGTTTTAGTCGGCTGGATCAGTTGGCGGGCTGTGTTTTTGGTATATGTTCCACTCGGGTTGATCTCTGTGTTTATGGTGGCACGCTATGTGCCAAGGCTTCCCACGGGCACATCGAGAATTGATTGGCTTTCAGGTGCGGTATCTCTAGTGGCTGTGCTGGGAGTTGTGCTTGCATTACAGCAAGGGCCCGAGCTTGGTTGGGGAATACTGATTTGGATTTCCCTAGCCGTTGGTGTGGTTGCAGCGGTGCTATTTATATGGATGCAAACCAGATCCAAGGCGCCGTTGATGCCGTTGAGGCTTTTTAAAACGCGGAATTTCTCCATCGGTGCGTTTTCTATTTTTAGCCTCGGGTTTACGGTGTATTCCGTCAATTTGCCCATCATGCTTTATTTACAAACGGCACAGGGGATGCCGTCGCAGCTTGCGGGATTGATGTTAGTTCCGATGGGCATTATTTCTGTAGTGATGTCACCGATCGTTGGCCGGTTGGTGGATCGGCTCGCGCCAGGAATGATCTCTAAGTTCGGCTTTGGGGCGCTGATTTTCTCCATGGCGCTGATGGCTGCTTTCATGATCGCTAACCTCTCGCCGTGGTGGCTTTTGATCCCGATTGTTTTGTTCGGCAGTTCCAACGCGATGAGTTTTGCTCCGAACTCGGCCATCGCACTTCGTGATGTGCCCCAGGACTTGGTCGGTTCAGCATCTGGTTTTTACAACACATCCCGCCAGGTCGGTGCTGTTTTAGGAGCAGCTACATTGG
Above is a genomic segment from Corynebacterium suranareeae containing:
- a CDS encoding MFS transporter — protein: MLTQKIESEAKPKIPEQIWVLVVAAFIIALGYGLIAPILPQFVVGFDVSFAAASAVVSIFAGARLVFAPMSGSLIDKIGSRRVYLTGLLTVAITTGLVALAQEYWQILALRGIAGIGSTMFTVSAMGLIVKMSPVEIRGRCSSVYASAFLFGNIIGPVVGAALSGLGMRWPFAIYGASVGLAALVVWWRMPNINDSLRKSESQDVPPLRFGEAFKDSAYRSALVGAFANGWSNFGVRVATLPLFAAAVFSNGGAVAGFAMAAFAAGNALCLQFSGDLSDRIGRKPMIITGLIVNAIFTAMIGFSEHMWVLIAVSALAGAGAGLLNPSQQAVLADVIDSRPGGKVLANFQMAQDFGAIVGPIVVGVIAQQLGFDIGFILCGVISILAACAWIFGRETLPTAKVERV
- a CDS encoding DHA2 family efflux MFS transporter permease subunit, whose amino-acid sequence is MPVVTESRAWKALGALSVGLFLTLLDQSLVAVALPRIQEDLGASLNQAVWVSAVYLLTFAVPLLITGRLGDRYGQRNIYLVGMAVFTLAALACVFAPSIEWLIAARAVQGLGGSLLNPQPLSIIHRIFAHDRRGAATGVWSAVASSAGLFGPVIGGVLVGWISWRAVFLVYVPLGLISVFMVARYVPRLPTGTSRIDWLSGAVSLVAVLGVVLALQQGPELGWGILIWISLAVGVVAAVLFIWMQTRSKAPLMPLRLFKTRNFSIGAFSIFSLGFTVYSVNLPIMLYLQTAQGMPSQLAGLMLVPMGIISVVMSPIVGRLVDRLAPGMISKFGFGALIFSMALMAAFMIANLSPWWLLIPIVLFGSSNAMSFAPNSAIALRDVPQDLVGSASGFYNTSRQVGAVLGAATLGAVMQIGVGTVSFGVAMGVAILVTLVPLIFGFLAVTQFR